In Mauremys reevesii isolate NIE-2019 linkage group 8, ASM1616193v1, whole genome shotgun sequence, a single genomic region encodes these proteins:
- the MRPL22 gene encoding 39S ribosomal protein L22, mitochondrial, whose protein sequence is MAAQVVSGAGAAWARNLLSWARPERLLASCSISLLSNIQTRTYLQNAGRWEKKNRIVYPPQLPGEPRRPAEIFHCRRDIKYSKDKMWYLAKLVKGMSIDQALAQLEFNDKKGAKVMKEVLLEAQEMAVRKHNVEFKSNLYIADSFSGKGHYLKRIRYHGRGMFGIMEKVKCHYFVKLVEGPPPPPEAPKTGFDQAKEYVQQLRNRTIIHTL, encoded by the exons ATGGCGGCGCAGGTGGTGAGCGGAGCTG GGGCCGCCTGGGCGCGGAACCTTCTCAGCTGGGCCCGGCCGGAGAG GTTACTAGCGTCTTGCAGTATTTCTCTTCTGTCAAATATCCAAACAAGAACGTATCTGCAGAATGCGGGGAGATGGGAGAAGAAGAACAGAATAGTTTATCCTCCACAGCTGCCAGGAGAGCCTCGAAGACCAGCA GAAATATTCCACTGTCGAAGGGACATAAAATACAGTAAGGATAAGATGTGGTATTTGGCAAAACTG GTAAAAGGAATGTCAATTGATCAGGCTCTTGCTCAGCTGGAATTCAATGACAAGAAGGGGGCAAAGGTGATGAAAGAG GTTCTTCTGGAAGCTCAAGAAATGGCAGTGAGAAAACACAATGTAGAATTCAAATCAAATTTATACATAG CTGACTCCTTTTCTGGAAAAGGCCACTATCTGAAACGGATTCGCTACCATGGCCGAGGCATGTTTGGCATCATGGAGAAAGTCAAATGCCATTACTTTGTGAAGCTGGTAGAAGGCCCACCTCCCCCTCCAGAAGCACCAAAGACTGGATTTGACCAAGCTAAGGAATATGTGCAGCAGCTCCGAAACAGAACCATTATTCATACACTATGA